The Cucumis melo cultivar AY chromosome 6, USDA_Cmelo_AY_1.0, whole genome shotgun sequence genome includes a region encoding these proteins:
- the LOC103484147 gene encoding probable inactive receptor kinase At4g23740, producing the protein MMKNSFMFLEILLFLAFICPRVLTEPVEDKQALLDFFHNIPHSPSLNWNESSSVCKAWTGVFCNSDESRVVALRLPGTGLRGPIPVNTLSRLSALEILSLRLNRLSGPFPFDFSKLGNLSSLYLQYNKFSGPLPSDFSVWNNLSVIDLSNNLFNGSIPSSISKLSHLTVLNLANNSFSGEIPNLDIPSLQRLDLSNNNLTGNVPHSLQRFPSWVFSGNNVTEEHSAIPPSFPLQPPTAQPTRKGKGLSESAILGIAIGGSVIGFILLAVLLTVWWLKKGKGNTSPSMDPKKKEASVKKRGFESQEQKNNLNFFQDSNLAFDLEDLLRASAEVLGKGTFGVSYKAALEDSTTVVVKRLNQVTVGKREFEQQMQLIGNIKHENVVSLRAYYYSKDEKLMVYDYYGQGSVSAMLHGKEGDGLRVLDWDTRMKIAIGAARGLAHIHTENGGKCTHGNVRASNIFLNSKGYGCVSDVGLAGLMNSIPLPATRTPGYRAPELTDTRRVSEAADVYSFGVVLLELLTGKSPIHVEGCNEVVNLVRWVNSVVREEWTAEVFDVELLRYPNIEEEMVEMLQIGLSCVAKMPEQRPKMIDLTSRIEQVRQHSTGTQPSSGSKSAYSTPVHVMEIGSSSHLP; encoded by the exons ATGATGAAGAATAGCTTCATGTTCCTtgaaattttattgtttttagcATTTATCTGCCCGCGAGTTCTCACCGAGCCAGTTGAAGACAAGCAAGCCTTGCTTGATTTCTTCCATAATATCCCTCACTCCCCCTCTCTCAACTGGAATGAGAGTAGTTCTGTGTGCAAAGCCTGGACAGGAGTGTTTTGCAATTCTGATGAGTCTAGAGTAGTAGCCTTACGATTACCCGGGACTGGTCTGCGCGGTCCGATCCCTGTGAATACTCTTAGCCGTCTATCTGCGCTCGAGATTCTTAGCCTTAGGTTAAATAGGTTATCAGGTCCTTTCCCTTTTGATTTTTCGAAGCTGGGAAACTTGAGTTCCTTGTATCTGCAATATAACAAGTTTTCTGGTCCTTTGCCTTCAGATTTTTCAGTTTGGAATAACCTTAGTGTCATTGATCTATCAAACAATCTCTTTAATGGGAGTATTCCTTCCTCTATCTCAAAGTTGAGTCATTTGACAGTTCTGAATCTTGCAAACAACTCGTTTTCAGGCGAAATTCCGAACCTTGATATTCCAAGTTTGCAACGGTTAGATTTGTCCAATAATAATCTTACAGGAAATGTGCCTCACTCTCTTCAAAGATTTCCAAGTTGGGTGTTCTCTGGTAACAATGTTACTGAAGAACATAGTGCAATTCCCCCATCTTTTCCCCTCCAGCCTCCCACTGCTCAACCAACGAGAAAAGGCAAAGGGCTGAGTGAATCTGCAATACTTGGTATTGCAATTGGTGGTTCTGTTATTGGGTTTATTTTGCTAGCTGTTCTATTGACTGTTTGGTGGTTGAAAAAAGGGAAAGGAAATACGAGTCCCTCTATGGACCCCAAAAAGAAGGAAGCGTCTGTAAAAAAAAGGGGCTTTGAGAGCCAAGAACAAAAGAACAACCTCAATTTCTTTCAGGATTCTAATCTTGCATTTGACTTGGAAGACCTGTTGAGAGCATCTGCCGAGGTTCTTGGGAAGGGAACCTTTGGAGTGAGCTACAAGGCAGCTTTGGAGGACTCAACAACTGTCGTAGTGAAGAGGCTGAATCAAGTGACAGTTGGAAAACGAGAATTTGAACAGCAGATGCAGTTGATTGGAAATATTAAGCACGAGAATGTCGTTTCCTTAAGAGCATACTATTATTCAAAGGATGAGAAACTCATGGTCTATGACTACTATGGACAAGGGAGCGTGTCTGCAATGTTACATG GCAAGGAAGGGGATGGTTTACGTGTGTTAGATTGGGATACTCGGATGAAAATTGCCATTGGAGCGGCTCGAGGTCTTGCTCATATCCATACAGAAAATGGTGGAAAATGTACCCATGGAAATGTCAGAGCCTCAAACATCTTCCTCAACTCTAAAGGATACGGCTGTGTATCCGACGTTGGCTTGGCTGGGTTAATGAATTCAATTCCACTACCAGCCACAAGAACCCCTGGTTACCGAGCGCCTGAATTGACCGACACTCGGAGAGTATCAGAAGCAGCTGATGTCTACAGTTTCGGGGTGGTGCTACTGGAACTTCTGACTGGAAAATCTCCCATACACGTTGAAGGCTGTAATGAAGTTGTTAATTTAGTGAGGTGGGTGAACTCTGTGGTGAGGGAGGAATGGACAGCAGAAGTGTTTGATGTTGAGCTTCTCAGGTATCCAAACATAGAAGAAGAAATGGTGGAGATGCTGCAAATTGGGTTGTCTTGTGTTGCCAAAATGCCCGAACAGAGGCCAAAAATGATTGATTTAACGTCGAGAATCGAGCAAGTTCGGCAACACAGTACAGGAACGCAGCCGTCATCAGGGTCAAAATCAGCGTATTCGACTCCTGTTCATGTAATGGAAATCGGTTCTTCCTCACATCTACCTTGA
- the LOC103484148 gene encoding ubiquitin-conjugating enzyme E2 10, which yields MASKRILKELKDLQKDPPTSCSAGPVAEDMFHWQATIMGPPDSPYAGGVFLVTIHFPPDYPFKPPKVAFRTKVFHPNINSNGSICLDILKEQWSPALTISKVLLSICSLLTDPNPDDPLVPEIAHMYKTDRNKYETTARSWTQKYAMG from the exons ATGGCGTCGAAGAGGATCTTGAAGGAACTCAAGGATTTGCAGAAGGATCCTCCTACATCATGTAGCGCTG GTCCAGTTGCCGAAGACATGTTTCATTGGCAAGCTACCATAATGGGTCCTCCAGATAGTCCTTATGCTGGGGGCGTCTTCCTTGTCACCATTCATTTTCCTCCGGATTATCCTTTTAAGCCTCCGAAG GTGGCATTTAGAACAAAGGTTTTCCACCCAAATATCAACAGCAATGGTAGCATTTGCCTTGACATCTTGAAAGAGCAGTGGAGCCCTGCCCTAACTATTTCCAAG GTCCTACTTTCAATCTGTTCACTGTTGACGGATCCAAATCCGGATGACCCCCTCGTGCCTGAGATTGCTCACATGTACAAGACTGACCGGAACAAATATGAGACAACTGCTAGGAGCTGGACACAGAAGTACGCCATGGGCTAA